The proteins below come from a single Triticum aestivum cultivar Chinese Spring chromosome 5D, IWGSC CS RefSeq v2.1, whole genome shotgun sequence genomic window:
- the LOC123123331 gene encoding lactoylglutathione lyase GLX1, giving the protein MRALPMAVSRGAVACATPAAAAAAVPRRSMLLSTAAAGAALQSDPIRLMSTPKLKLRASAGAAQAAATSFSSNDEAFTWAKKDNRRLLHVVYRVGDINKTIKFYTECLGMKLLRKRDIPEEKYTNAFLGYGPEETNFAIELTYNYGVDSYDVGAGFGHFGIATDDVAKTVELIRAKGGKVTREPGPVKGGKTVIAFIEDPDGYKFEILERPGTPEPLCQVMLRVGDLDRAISFYEKACGMKLLRKRDNPEYKYTVAMMGYGPEDQNAVLELTYNYGVTEYDKGNAYAQIAIGTDDVYKTAEVVKLSGGKVVREAGPLPGLGTKITAILDPDGWKSVFVDNIDFAKELE; this is encoded by the exons ATGAGGGCTCTCCCCATGGCCGTCAGCCGCGGAGCCGTCGCCTGCGccaccccggccgccgccgccgcagccgtcccCCGGAGATCCATGCTCCTCTCCACCGCTGCCGCAGGCGCAG CCCTGCAGTCCGACCCCATCAGGCTGATGAGCACGCCCAAGCTCAAGCTccgcgcctccgccggcgccgcgcAGGCCGCGGCCACCTCCTTCTCCAGCAATGACGAGGCCTTCACCTGGGCCAAGAAGGACAACCGGAGGCTCCTCCACGTCGTCTACCGCGTCGGCgacatcaacaaaaccatcaa GTTCTATACAGAGTGCCTCGGCATGAAGCTGCTGAGGAAGCGTGACATACCCGAAGAGAAGTACACCAATGCCTTCCTCGGATACGGCCCCGAGGAGACCAACTTTGCCATCGAGCTCACCTACA ACTACGGGGTTGACTCGTACGATGTCGGAGCGGGGTTCGGTCATTTCGGCATCGCAACTGATGAT GTGGCCAAAACAGTTGAACTCATAAGGGCAAAGGGAGGCAAGGTGACTAGGGAGCCTGGCCCTGTCAAGGGTGGCAAGACCGTGATTGCGTTTATCGAAGACCCTGACGGATACAAGTTCGAGATCCTAGAGAGGCCAGGGACTCCAGAGCCACTATGCCAAGTGATGCTTCGTGTCGGTGATCTCGACCGAGCCATAAGCTTCTACGAGAAG GCTTGTGGTATGAAACTACTCCGGAAGCGAGACAACCCTGAATACAAG TATACGGTGGCCATGATGGGGTACGGACCTGAAGACCAGAATGCCGTTCTGGAGTTGACCTACAACTATGGTGTCACTGAATATGACAAGGGGAATGCATATGCACAG ATCGCGATAGGCACCGACGATGTCTACAAGACCGCCGAGGTGGTGAAGCTATCCGGAGGGAAAGTGGTGCGGGAGGCAGGTCCCTTGCCGGGGCTCGGCACCAAGATCACAGCCATCCTGGACCCTGATGGGTGGAAATCG GTGTTTGTTGACAACATTGACTTTGCCAAAGAACTGGAGTAA